One genomic window of Hydra vulgaris chromosome 03, alternate assembly HydraT2T_AEP includes the following:
- the LOC136078354 gene encoding uncharacterized protein LOC136078354, which produces MDKFVKVKWLEPPHSIEYGTIPSNWIEERNDSFWVCWPPVPNVKPLILNRQLPKKDWFRFILLKKYGSGSSFSECELVPSAIDTNEDTDDDNLSKRKCRTVLPYFMSDSDDLDNDIVSNQPKRPKLVCSSDEEQETIINKFPLLPPSLQKLPSNLNLITKKRQRIDLEIDPESQTKVPSSQSYLLQHNTSCSSKTLDDIDSTPSVSQDVFQKNVMKILKNLKKDLSDIKQTQKDLIEKFSVLQHTGVDNVNTFVLIIIDNVEDLGKLESKLEDKSIYLQLVAVLARACGIHPKKSIYEAMNKLLTKDVASKYNITGTAKKCNFCTEFKNIYSAIIEAVSSQHADTKDIQLHSFIGEWLRQAGVLNIRTEKKKIENPNKTL; this is translated from the exons atggataagTTTGTTAAAGTGAAATGGCTCGAACCTCCACATTCCATTGAATATGGAACAATTCCTTCAAATTGGATAGAAGAAAGAAATGATAGCTTTTGGGTGTGCTGGCCTCCAGTTCCTAATGTGAAGCCATTAATTTTAAACAGGCAACTACCAAAAAAAGACTGGTTCaggtttattttgttaaagaaatatgGAAGTGGAA gcagCTTTTCTGAATGTGAGCTTGTCCCCTCAGCCATTGATACGAACGAAGATACAGATGATGATAATCTTTCCAAGCGAAAATGTCGAACAGTTTTACCATATTTTATGAGTGATTCTGATGATTTGg ATAATGATATTGTTTCCAATCAACCAAAAAGGCCTAAATTAGTTTGCAGCAGTGATGAAGAGCAAGAGACAATAATCAACAAGTTTCCATTACTTCCACCATCACTacaaaaat tgcctTCAAATCTGAATTTGATTACTAAAAAGAGGCAAAGAATTGATTTGGAGATTGATCCAGAATCTCAAACTAAAGTACCATCTTCTCAATCTTATCTCCTGCAGCATAACACAA GTTGCAGCAGTAAAACTTTGGATGACATAGATAGTACACCCAGTGTATCACAAGATG ttttccaGAAAAATgtgatgaaaattttaaaaaatttaaaaaaagatttatctgaTATTAAGCAAACCCAAAAAGATCTTATAGAAAAGTTTTCAGTTTTGCAGCATACAGGGGTAGATAATGTTAATACGTTTGTCTTAATTATTATTGACAATGTTGAGGATTTGGGGAAGTTAGAAAGTAAATTAGAagacaaaagtatatatttgcAGCTG gTGGCAGTTTTAGCTCGTGCTTGTGGCATCCACCCTAAAAAAAGTATCTATGAGGCaatgaataaacttttaactaaaGATGTTGCTTCGAAATATAATATAACGGGGACTGCCAAGAAATGTAATTTTTGCACggaattcaaaaatatttattcagccATTATAG aggCAGTTAGTAGTCAGCATGCTGACACCAAAGATATTCAACTCCACAGTTTTATTGGAGAGTGGTTGCGACAAGCTGGTGTCTTGAATATTCGAactgagaagaaaaaaattgaaaatccaaataaaactttataa